Proteins from a single region of Gossypium arboreum isolate Shixiya-1 chromosome 1, ASM2569848v2, whole genome shotgun sequence:
- the LOC108482474 gene encoding acyl-coenzyme A oxidase 3, peroxisomal-like, whose amino-acid sequence MERAFQRTQVLTNHLLQSSTPLPSQTLSSNACLSYSPPELSENYAFDVKEMRKLIDSHNLEERDWLFGLMKQSELFNPKVKGGKVFVSPDYNQSMEQQREMTLKRIKYLQERGVFKGWLTEKGEEIEMRKFSGFEIFSIYDHSLFTKLGVHFPMWGGAIQFCGTKHHHDKWLRDTENYSIKGCFAMTELGHGSNIRSLETVTTYDSNTGEFVINTPCESAQKFWIGGAAKHATHTVVFSQLHINGINQGVHAFIVQIRDVDGNICPNIRIADCGHKIGLNGVDNGRIWFDNVRVPRENLLNSVADVSPDGKYLSSIKNPDQRFAAFMAPMTVGRVNIAIGAVYQSKVALAITIRYALTRRAFSLKPNEPEVLLLDYPSHQRRLFPLVAKTYAMSFAANYLKVLHAKGTPQSNKGIHIVSSSFKATFTWNNMQILQECREACGGQGLRTENRVGHLKGEYDVQSTFEGDNFLLMQLVSKALFAEYMAAQKRNKVFKGLGLEHMNKPCPVIPSQLTSTTLRCSQFQMDALCLRERDLLNRFVADVLKCKAKGENTEQAFNTCYELAKDLGRAFSERAIFQKFVEAESTLPAGSLKNVLGTLRSLYASICIEDVSFLRYGYLSVDNGANVRREITKLCNELRPHALALISSFGIPDAFLSPIAFNWIDTNSWSLV is encoded by the exons TGATAGATAGCCACAACTTGGAGGAACGGGATTGGTTGTTCGGGTTGATGAAGCAAAGTGAGCTGTTCAACCCGAAGGTAAAGGGAGGGAAGGTGTTCGTTTCCCCGGACTATAACCAGTCGATGGAGCAACAGCGGGAGATGACGTTGAAACGAATCAAGTATTTGCAAGAGAGAGGAGTTTTTAAAGGATGGTTAACGGAGAAAGGGGAAGAGATTGAGATGAGGAAATTCTCTGGTTTTGAGATTTTCAGTATTTATGATCATTCCCTCTTCACTAAGCTTGGAGTTCACTTCCCTATGTG GGGAGGTGCCATCCAATTTTGCGGTACAAAACACCATCATGACAAGTGGCTGAGGGACACCGAGAATTATTCGATCAAGGGTTGCTTTGCAATGACAGAGTTGGGGCATGGAAGTAAT ATTCGCAGTCTTGAAACAGTAACAACATATGATTCAAATACAGGGGAGTTTGTCATTAATACGCCTTGTGAATCAGCTCAGAAGTTTTGGATTGGTGGGGCAGCCAAG CATGCGACGCATACAGTTGTGTTTTCACAGCTACATATCAATGGAATCAATCAAGGGGTTCATGCATTTATAGTCCAAATCAGGGATGTTGATGGTAACATATGTCCAAACATTCGTATTGCTGACTGTGGTCACAAAATTGGTTTAAATGGTGTTGATAATGGTCGAATCTG GTTTGACAATGTACGAGTGCCCAGAGAGAACTTGTTAAATTCGGTTGCTGATGTTTCCCCTGATGGAAAATATCTAAGTTCGATAAAAAACCCAGATCAG AGATTTGCTGCATTCATGGCCCCTATGACAGTAGGTCGTGTTAATATTGCTATTGGTGCGGTTTACCAATCAAAG GTTGCTTTAGCAATTACCATTAGGTATGCACTAACAAGGCGGGCTTTTTCTCTCAAACCAAACGAGCCTGAGGTCTTATTGCTCGATTACCCAAGTCATCAACGCCGACTCTTCCCTCTTGTTGCAAAGAC TTATGCTATGAGTTTTGCAGCAAACTACTTGAAAGTGCTGCATGCAAAGGGGACACCTCAGTCAAACAAGGGCATTCATATAGTTTCAAGTTCATTCAAAGCTACTTTTACTTGGAATAACATGCAAATACTTCAG GAATGTCGTGAAGCTTGCGGCGGACAAGGGTTAAGGACCGAGAATCGTGTTGGTCATCTGAAAGGTGAATATGATGTGCAATCCACTTTTGAGGGTGATAATTTTCTTCTGATGCAGCTG GTCAGCAAGGCTCTTTTTGCTGAATACATGGCAGCTCAGAAAAGAAACAAGGTTTTCAAAGGTCTGGGCTTAGAACACATGAATAAACCCTGCCCTGTCATTCCATCACAGCTTACTAGCACTACCCTCCGATGCAGTCAATTCCAG ATGGATGCCTTGTGCTTAAGGGAGAGAGATCTTTTGAATCGTTTTGTTGCGGATGTCTTGAAATGTAAAGCCAAGGGAGAAAATACAGAGCAGGCCTTTAATACG TGTTATGAGCTAGCAAAAGATTTAGGCAGGGCGTTCTCGGAACGAGCAATATTTCAAAAGTTTGTTGAAGCAGAATCAACTCTACCTGCTGGTTCATTGAAG AATGTCCTAGGTACATTGAGATCATTATATGCCTCGATTTGTATCGAAGATGTTTCGTTTCTACGATACGGGTACCTATCAGTGGACAATGGGGCCAATGTAAGGAGAGAAATAACAAAACTGTGCAATGAACTTCGACCTCATGCACTTGCTTTAATCAGTTCCTTCGGCATCCCCGATGCTTTTCTCAGCCCCATAGCTTTTAACTGGATCGATACGAACTCGTGGTCTTTGGTTTAA
- the LOC108483414 gene encoding acyl-coenzyme A oxidase 3, peroxisomal-like gives MEQAFKRTQILTNHLLQSSPSSQTLSSNACLSYSPPELSENYAFDIKDMRKLIDRHNLEERDWLFGLMKQSKLFNPKVRGGKVFVSPDYNQSMEQQREMTLKRIEYLLEKGAFKGWLTEKGEDIEMRKFAGFEVCSIYDHSLFTKLGVHFFLWGGAIQFFGTKHHHDKWLRDTENYWIKGCFAMTELGHGSNVRGIETVTTYDSNTGEFVINTPCESAQKYWIGGAANHATHTVVFSQLHINGTNQGVHAFIVQIRDADGNISPNIRIVDCGHKIGLNGVDNGQIWFDNVRVPRENLLNSVADVSPDGKYLSSIENPDQRFAAFMAPLTVGRINIAISSVYQSKVALATSIRYALTRRAFSLKQNEPEVLLLDYPSHQRRLFPLVAKTYAMSFAANYLKMLYVKRTPQSNKTIHIVSSSFKATFTWNNMQILQECREACGGQGLKTENRVGQLKGEYDVQSTFEGDNLILMQQVSKALFAEYMAAQKRNKVFKGLGLEHMNKPCPVIPLQLTSTTLRCSQFQMDALCLRERDLLNRFVADVSKCKAKGESSEQAFMMCYELAQDLGKAFSDRAIFQTFVDAETTLPAGSLKDVLGTLRSLYALICIEDVSFLQYGYLSVDNGANVRREITKLCTELRPHALALVSSFGIPDAFLGPIAFNWIEANAWSSV, from the exons ATGGAACAAGCTTTCAAAAGAACCCAAATTCTCACCAATCATCTGCTCCAATCGTCCCCATCATCCCAAACCCTTTCTTCAAACGCTTGTTTAAGCTACTCACCGCCTGAACTTTCCGAGAACTATGCGTTTGACATTAAGGATATGAGGAAGTTGATTGACCGGCACAACCTGGAGGAACGGGATTGGTTGTTCGGGTTGATGAAACAAAGCAAGTTGTTCAACCCGAAGGTTAGGGGAGGGAAGGTGTTCGTTTCGCCGGACTATAACCAGTCGATGGAGCAGCAACGGGAGATGACATTGAAACGAATTGAGTATTTGCTTGAAAAGGGGGCGTTTAAAGGATGGTTAACGGAGAAAGGGGAAGATATTGAGATGAGGAAATTTGCTGGCTTTGAGGTTTGCAGTATCTATGATCATTCCCTCTTCACTAAGCTCGGGGTTCACTTCTTCTTGTG GGGAGGTGCCATCCAATTTTTTGGTACAAAACATCATCATGACAAATGGCTGAGGGACACCGAGAATTACTGGATCAAGGGTTGCTTTGCAATGACAGAGTTGGGGCATGGAAGTAAT GTTCGTGGTATTGAAACAGTAACGACTTATGATTCGAATACAGGGGAGTTTGTCATTAATACGCCTTGCGAATCGGCTCAGAAGTATTGGATTGGTGGGGCAGCCAAT CATGCGACGCATACGGTTGTGTTTTCACAGCTACATATCAATGGAACAAATCAAGGGGTTCATGCGTTTATAGTCCAAATCAGGGATGCTGATGGTAACATAAGTCCAAACATTCGTATTGTTGATTGTGGTCACAAAATTGGTTTAAATGGTGTTGATAATGGTCAAATCTG GTTTGACAATGTTCGAGTTCCCAGAGAGAACCTGTTGAATTCAGTTGCTGATGTTTCACCTGATGGGAAATATCTAAGTTCAATAGAAAACCCGGATCAG AGATTTGCTGCATTCATGGCCCCTTTGACAGTAGGTCGTATTAATATTGCTATTTCTTCGGTTTATCAATCAAAG GTTGCTTTAGCAACTTCCATTAGGTATGCACTAACAAGGCGGGCATTTTCTCTCAAACAAAATGAACCTGAGGTCTTATTGCTAGATTACCCAAGTCATCAACGCCGACTCTTCCCTCTTGTTGCAAAGAC CTATGCTATGAGTTTCGCAGCAAACTACTTGAAAATGCTGTATGTGAAGAGGACACCTCAGTCAAACAAAACCATACATATAGTTTCAAGTTCATTCAAAGCTACTTTTACTTGGAATAACATGCAAATACTTCAG GAATGTCGTGAAGCTTGCGGAGGACAAGGATTAAAGACCGAGAATCGTGTTGGTCAGCTGAAAGGTGAATATGATGTACAATCCACTTTTGAGGGCGACAATCTTATTCTGATGCAGCAG GTCAGCAAGGCTCTTTTTGCTGAATACATGGCAGCTCAGAAAAGAAACAAGGTTTTCAAGGGTCTGGGCTTAGAACACATGAATAAACCCTGCCCTGTCATTCCATTACAGCTTACTAGCACTACCCTCCGGTGCAGTCAGTTCCAG ATGGATGCCTTGTGCTTAAGGGAAAGGGATCTTTTGAATCGTTTTGTTGCGGATGTCTCAAAATGTAAAGCCAAGGGAGAAAGTAGCGAGCAGGCCTTCATGATG TGTTATGAGCTGGCACAAGATTTAGGAAAGGCTTTCTCAGATCGAgcaatatttcaaacttttgtcgATGCAGAAACAACTCTACCTGCTGGTTCATTGAAG GATGTCTTAGGTACATTGAGATCATTATATGCCTTGATATGTATCGAAGATGTTTCGTTTCTACAATATGGGTACCTATCAGTGGACAATGGTGCCAATGTGAGGAGAGAAATAACAAAACTCTGCACTGAACTTCGACCTCATGCTCTTGCTTTAGTCAGTTCCTTCGGCATCCCTGACGCCTTTCTCGGCCCCATAGCTTTTAATTGGATTGAAGCAAACGCTTGGTCTTCAGTTTAA
- the LOC108483415 gene encoding uncharacterized protein LOC108483415, whose amino-acid sequence MGLDYYKILKVSSNVNDEDLKKAYKRLAMKWHPDKNPLNNEDAEAKFKQIVEAYEVLSDPQKRAVYDRYGEEGLKGVAPPPASGGASFFSTGYGIPTTFQFNQQNVADEIFSEFFGAFGGGLRGTRFSSSLFGNDIFGGGGGGRGGVRFSGSVFGDDIFGSTNQGALRKAAPMENWLPCSLEELYKGTTKKMKISREIVHISGNIMQVEEILTINVRPGWKKGTKITFAEKGNQRPNVIPADLIFIIEEKPHNVFTREGNDLIVAQKISLVDALYGCTVHLTTLDGRNLTIPIHNVIHPCYEEVVPREGMPIQKDPSKRGNLRIKFDLKFPTRLTPEQKSGIKKLLGP is encoded by the exons ATGGGTTTGGATTATTACAAGATACTGAAAGTAAGTAGCAATGTAAACGATGAAGATTTGAAAAAAGCATATAAAAGATTGGCTATGAAATGGCATCCTGATAAGAACCCATTAAATAATGAAGATGCTGAAGCTAAATTCAAGCAAATCGTTGAAGCCTACGAG GTTCTAAGTGATCCTCAGAAAAGAGCAGTGTATGACCGGTACGgtgaagagggtttaaaaggtGTGGCGCCACCGCCGGCATCAGGCGGAGCTTCCTTTTTTTCCACCGGATATGGAATCCCGACTACGTTCCAGTTCAATCAACAGAATGTTGCTGATGAAATATTTAGTGAGTTCTTTGGTGCTTTTGGTGGTGGTCTGAGAGGTACAAGATTCTCTAGTTCACTTTTCGGCAATGACATATTTGGCGGCGGCGGTGGCGGCAGGGGAGGCGTACGGTTCTCTGGTTCAGTTTTTGGTGATGATATTTTTGGATCAACGAACCAAGGTGCACTAAGAAAAGCTGCTCCAATGGAGAATTGGTTGCCTTGTAGTCTTGAAGAGCTATATAAAGGGACTACTAAGAAGATGAAAATCTCTAGAGAGATTGTTCATATCAGTGG CAATATCATGCAGGTGGAAGAGATTTTAACCATCAATGTGAGGCCTGGATGGAAGAAAGGCACGAAAATCACATTCGCGGAGAAAGGGAACCAACGACCAAATGTTATACCTGCTGATCTTATCTTTATCATCGAAGAAAAACCACACAATGTGTTTACTCGGGAAGGCAACGACTTGATCGTCGCACAAAAGATCTCCCTCGTCGACGCATTGTACGGTTGTACAGTTCATCTTACTACCCTGGACGGCAGGAATTTAACCATTCCGATACACAACGTAATACATCCATGCTATGAAGAAGTGGTTCCGAGGGAAGGCATGCCGATCCAAAAAGACCCTTCAAAGAGAGGAAACTTGAGAATAAAATTCGACCTCAAGTTCCCGACACGGTTGACCCCAGAACAGAAATCTGGAATCAAAAAACTCTTGGGACCTTGA
- the LOC108482506 gene encoding signaling peptide TAXIMIN 2 codes for MGDCRPLGFLLGLPFALIALVLSVVGAVIWVLGTILSCLCPCCICCAGLANFAVSLIKLPIKVLRWFIDQIPC; via the exons ATGGGGGATTGCAGGCCATTGGGGTTCTTATTAGGACTCCCATTCGCTCTCATCGCACTGGTTTTATCCGTCGTCGGCGCCGTCATTTGGGTTCTCGG gacTATATTGAGTTGTCTTTGCCCATGCTGTATTTGTTGTGCTGGACTTGCCAATTTCGCAGTGAGTCTCATCAAGCTTCCTATTAAAGTTCTTAGATGGTTCATTGATCAAATCCCATGTTGA
- the LOC108480814 gene encoding transcription activator GLK1, giving the protein MLAVSPLRNNTSTDDDEGEMESTFTISSDEFPDFADGNLLESIDFDDLFLSIGVDGDVLPDLEMDPEILAELPPAGEESEMNASGEKIEESDNQRKDEEENKVSTSKGDEETVSKSEETKAVKTGSKDGDKGRKSSIKGKSNNNNQGTRKVKVDWTPELHRRFVQAVEQLGVDKAVPSRILELMGIDCLTRHNIASHLQKYRSHRKHLLAREAEAASWIHRRQIYGGATPVGGGGKRDMNHWLPPTMGFPPSASPMHHQNHHFRPLHVWGHPTMDQSIMHLWPKHLAPPPPPPRPAWGPPPPADPSFWHHQHHRVPNGQTPGTPCFPPPLTAAPTRFGVVPVPGIPPHHAMYKADTGIVVPASQLRRHPLVDLHPSKESIDAAIGDVLSKPWLPLPIGLKPPSTDGVLVELQRQGVPKIPPSCA; this is encoded by the exons ATGCTAGCTGTGTCACCTTTGAGGAACAACACAAGCACAGATGATGACGAAGGAGAGATGGAGAGTACTTTCACAATCAGCTCCGACGAGTTCCCGGATTTCGCTGACGGGAACTTACTTGAAAGTATCGATTTCGACGATCTTTTTCTCAGCATCGGTGTTGATGGCGACGTGTTACCTGATTTGGAGATGGACCCCGAAATTTTGGCTGAATTGCCCCCCGCCGGCGAGGAATCGGAGATGAATGCGTCGGGAGAAAAAATCGAGGAAAGTGATAATCAGAGGAAAGATGAAGAAGAAAATAAGGTTTCGACGAGCAAAGGCGATGAGGAAACCGTCAGTAAAAGTGAGGAGACTAAAGCAGTTAAAACAGGCTCTAAAGATGGTGATAAGGGAAGAAAATCGTCAATAAAAGGAAAGAGTAACAACAACAATCAAGGCACTCGAAAAGTGAAG GTGGATTGGACGCCGGAGCTTCACCGAAGATTTGTACAAGCGGTGGAGCAGCTCGGGGTGGATAAGGCGGTGCCGTCGAGAATTTTAGAGCTTATGGGAATTGATTGTCTCACTCGCCATAACATCGCCAGCCATCTTcaa AAATATAGATCTCATAGGAAGCATTTACTAGCTCGTGAAGCGGAGGCGGCAAGTTGGATACACAGACGGCAAATATACGGCGGCGCTACGCCGGTTGGTGGAGGAGGGAAGCGAGATATGAACCATTGGCTTCCACCCACAATGGGTTTCCCGCCATCGGCTTCACCCATGCACCACCAGAACCACCATTTTAGGCCATTGCATGTATGGGGTCATCCCACTATGGATCAGTCTATAATGCACTTATGGCCAAAACACTTAGCACCCCCTCCGCCACCACCACGGCCAGCTTGGGGACCTCCACCACCGGCAGACCCTAGCTTTTGGCACCATCAGCACCACCGT GTACCAAATGGACAAACCCCGGGAACACCGTGCTTTCCACCGCCATTGACGGCGGCACCAACG AGATTTGGTGTAGTACCGGTGCCGGGCATTCCTCCTCACCATGCAATGTACAAAGCTGACACCGGCATCGTTGTCCCGGCCAGCCAATTACGTCGCCACCCTCTCGTCGACTTACATCCG TCGAAAGAGAGCATCGATGCCGCTATCGGGGACGTTTTATCGAAACCGTGGCTGCCGCTTCCTATCGGGCTGAAACCGCCATCAACGGATGGTGTTTTGGTGGAGCTACAACGTCAAGGAGTCCCAAAGATTCCACCTTCTTGTGCTTGA